The Penicillium oxalicum strain HP7-1 chromosome VI, whole genome shotgun sequence genome window below encodes:
- a CDS encoding Palmitoyltransferase akr1 translates to MASNSLPAAQSLGPGSASAGTTPTSNTKETTTSAGSEVEMKSMRSNTPPKGSIPLGEDIMQLARIGEIGAMQNLFVTKKLTANHRDEEGITPLHWAAINNQYAMCKFLLDSGADVNAKGGESVATPAMWAAQRCHYYIVNLLLSYGADPLLTDVQGYNILHLATIDGNAFLVLLLLHQEIPVDVVDQQGHTGLMWAAYKGYPVLVDLFLRWGANANAVDEGGLTPLHWALVKGSLPSVLKLLEYGTDRFAETRDGKSPSTVAQEMNTSRVWQRALAERGYEPDGSQKARSTGLSGYLLNKSAMGKFFFLWPFLTLIVAMWMLSHLPIYLGVPAAAVTLFGMQYLAQQVANRGPSEYRILQKTPYLAGVFAATLFWTGFRYVFKVLPATYTSAPILNILFAVFFSFTTYFYTLAMIEDPGYVPKVSSRNQQRELVKELFEQWKFDEENFCMPCMSRKPLRSKHCRRCGRCVAKHDHHCPWIDNCVGANNLRHFVLYIVSLEIGIILFVQLSIAYVQGLPSIPGAKCNVINDTLCDIVSRDTFTLVLDAWVILQLVWVTMLCAVQLVQVSRNQTTYENMRGHHMDRSYPSSQAFASAMVAGTPSMEGAGLTAHGAGPNPAIPRPGQPRRKNGFCAQWSSLLGIDTFFATARGGLRGGPQVARPRNPFSRGVATNCRDFWCDPAPMFGKNNTGSGMLGGEVVNYHNMYQTPTRMHLGTRSGNGGAYRSVAGEDPEQMV, encoded by the exons ATGGCGTCTAATTCTTTGCCCGCTGCCCAGAGCCTCGGCCCTGGGTCAGCCAGTGCGGGCACCACCCCGACGAGTAACACCAAAGAGACCACTACATCGGCCGGGAGCGAGGTTGAGATGAAGAGCATGCGCTCGAACACGCCGCCCAAGGGCTCCATCCCACTGGGTGAAGATATCATGCAATTGGCTCGGATTGGTGAGATCGGCGCAATGCAAAATTTGTTCGTCACGAAGAAGTTGACGGCGAATCATCGGGACGAGGAGGGGATTACACCGTTACAT TGGGCAGCTATCAACAACCAGTACGCAATGTGCAAGTTCCTGCTCGATTCCGGTGCCGACGTCAACGCAAAGGGTGGAGAGTCGGTCGCCACGCCCGCCATGTGGGCGGCGCAACGATGCCACTATTATATCGTgaatctccttctctcctaCGGCGCGGATCCGCTCCTGACCGACGTCCAAGGATACAACATTCTGCACCTGGCGACCATCGACGGTAACGCCTTTCTCGTTCTCCTTTTGCTGCATCAGGAAATCCCCGTGGATGTCGTCGATCAACAAGGTCATACCGGGTTAATGTGGGCCGCATACAAGGGCTACCCCGTCCTGGTGGATCTGTTCCTGCGATGGGGCGCCAACGCCAATGCTGTAGATGAGGGCGGCTTGACACCGCTGCATTGGGCACTCGTCAAGGGATCACTGCCTAGCGTGTTGAAGTTGCTCGAGTACGGCACGGATCGTTTCGCCGAGACCCGTGACGGCAAGTCGCCGAGCACCGTCGCGCAGGAAATGAATACCTCGCGGGTCTGGCAGCGCGCGCTCGCCGAACGTGGCTACGAGCCGGACGGTTCTCAGAAGGCGCGGTCGACGGGTCTGTCGGGCTATTTGCTGAATAAGAGCGCCATGGgcaaattcttttttttgtggccGTTCTTGACTCTGATTGTGGCGATGTGGATGTTGAGCCATCTCCCTATCTACCTTGGTGTTCCCGCGGCGGCAGTGACTTTGTTCGGAATGCAATACCTTGCGCAGCAGGTGGCTAATCGTGGTCCTTCGGAATACCGAATCTTGCAAAAAACG CCCTATCTGGCCGGTGTCTTTGCAGCCACATTATTCTGGACTGGATTCCGCTACGTGTTCAAGGTGTTGCCTG CTACCTATACATCTGCCCCGATCCTTAACATTTTGTTTGCGGTCTTTTTCAGCTTCACCACCTACTTTTACACTCTGGCCATGATCGAGGATCCGGGTTATGTTCCCAAGGTCAGCAGCCGCAACCAGCAAAGGGAATTGGTCAAGGAGCTGTTTGAGCAGTGGAAGTTTGATGAAGAGAACTTCTGTATGCCCTGCATGTCACGAAAACCTCTTCGCAGCAAGCATTGTCGCCGTTGTGGGCGCTGCGTTGCCAAGCATGATCA CCACTGCCCTTGGATTGACAACTGCGTTGGTGCGAATAATCTGCGCCACTTTGTGCTGTACATTGTATCTCTCGAGATCGGCATTATTCTCTTTGTGCAACTGAGCATTGCGT ACGTTCAAGGTCTCCCGTCGATTCCTGGGGCAAAATGTAATGTCATCAATGACACGCTGTGCGATATTGTCTCCCGTGACACCTTTACTCTTGTCCTCGATGCTTGGGTCATTCTCCAGCTGGTCTGGGTGACCATGCTCTGCGCCGTACAGCTCGTCCAGGTCTCCCGCAACCAGACCACCTACGAGAATATGCGTGGTCACCACATGGACCGATCATACCCCAGTTCTCAGGCCTTTGCCTCCGCCATGGTCGCCGGCACCCCCTCAATGGAAGGGGCCGGTCTCACTGCCCACGGTGCCGGACCCAATCCGGCGATCCCTCGCCCGGGTCAACCCCGACGTAAAAATGGGTTCTGCGCCCAGTGGTCATCTCTCTTGGGCATCGACACATTCTTCGCCACCGCGCGTGGTGGTCTGCGGGGTGGACCGCAAGTAGCTCGGCCACGAAATCCCTTTTCCCGCGGAGTGGCCACCAACTGCCGCGACTTTTGGTGTGATCCCGCCCCCATGTTTGGCAAGAACAACACTGGGTCGGGCATGTTGGGCGGCGAAGTTGTCAACTACCACAATATGTATCAAACTCCGACGCGGATGCATCTTGGTACTCGATCCGGGAATGGTGGCGCCTACCGCAGCGTGGCGGGCGAGGATCCTGAACAGATGGTCTGA
- a CDS encoding L-ornithine N(5)-monooxygenase, whose translation MQSISRKSELPFVNAMTPRPQPSGHRTRLRSVPADEMHDLLCVGFGPASLAIAIALHDAMDPALSRTASSSSFSPKVCFLERQPQFAWHAGMLVPGSRMQISFIKDLATLRDPRSSFTFLNYLHNKNRLVHFTNLGTFLPARMEFEDYMRWCAQRFEEVVSYGEEVIEVVPGSKTNGVVDYFVVRSRNIETGQISARRARKVVVALGGKAKMPPGFPQDTRIMHSSKYCTGLPNVLKNESAPYNIAVVGSGQSAAEIFHDLQRRYPNCRTTLILRDTALRPSDDSPFVNEIFNPERVEQFYQLPQEERHARIAKDKATNYSVVRLELIEEIYNTMYLQRIRNPDESTWQHRILPERKVARIEHHHPDRPMRIHVRSINDENTSRNEILDVDALMVATGYQRDAHEQLLEQVRALRPEGQSAWAAGRDYRVALDENKVSADAGIWLQGCNEKTHGLSDSLLSILAVRGGEIVNSVFGEELELLDGQTVQVQDTRVRAML comes from the exons ATGCAGTCAATCTCTCGAAAGTCCGAGTTGCCTTTTGTCAACGCCATGACGCCACGGCCACAACCTTCCGGCCATCGCACGCGGCTTCGCTCCGTTCCCGCTGACGAGATGCATGATCTTCTCTGCGTGGGATTCGGTCCGGCATCGTTGGCCATCGCCATTGCGCTCCATGATGCCATGGACCCGGCCCTGTCGCGCACCGCCTCGagctcctccttctctcccaaGGTGTGCTTCCTCGAACGTCAGCCACAATTCGCCTGGCATGCGGGCATGTTGGTGCCTGGCTCGCGCATGCAGATCTCCTTCATTAAGGATCTGGCGACACTGCGAGACCCGCGTAGTAGCTTCACGTTCCTGAACTACCTCCACAACAAGAACCGACTGGTGCATTTCACCAACCTGGGGACCTTCCTGCCCGCGCGGATGGAGTTTGAGGATTACATGCGGTGGTGTGCACAGCGGTTCGAGGAGGTGGTGAGCTATGGCGAAGAGGTCATCGAGGTGGTGCCGGGAAGCAAGACCAACGGCGTGGTGGATTACTTTGTCGTGCGGTCTCGGAATATCGAGACGGGTCAGATCTCGGCAAGGAGAGCTCgcaaggtggtggtggcgctGGGTGGAAAAGCTAAAATGCCTCCTGGGTTTCCGCAAGATACCCGAATCATGCACTCCTCCAAGTATTGCACCGGTTTACCCAACGTCTTGAAGAACGAGTCGGCGCCATATAACATCGCGGTGGTGGGTTCCGGACAGAGTGCGGCGGAGATCTTCCATGACCTGCAACGGCGGTATCCCAACTGTCGCACGACGTTGATTCTCCGCGATACGGCTCTTCGGCCAAGCGATGACTCTCCTTT CGTCAACGAAATCTTCAACCCCGAACGTGTCGAACAATTCTACCAACTACCGCAAGAAGAACGTCACGCCCGCATCGCCAAAGACAAGGCCACCAACTACTCGGTCGTCCGCCTCGAACTCATTGAAGAAATCTACAACACCATGTACCTCCAACGCATCCGCAACCCCGACGAATCCACCTGGCAGCACCGCATCTTGCCCGAACGCAAGGTCGCTCGTATCGAGCACCACCATCCCGATCGTCCCATGCGCATCCACGTCCGCTCCATCAACGACGAAAACACGAGCCGTAATGAGATTCTGGACGTCGACGCTCTCATGGTCGCCACCGGCTACCAGCGTGACGCGCACGAGCAACTTCTGGAGCAAGTGCGCGCGCTCCGGCCCGAAGGTCAATCCGCTTGGGCTGCCGGGCGAGATTATCGCGTGGCACTGGATGAGAATAAGGTCAGCGCCGACGCAGGTATCTGGTTGCAGGGATGCAATGAAAAGACTCATGGATTGAGTGATAGTCTTTTGTCGATTCTGGCAGTGCGCGGAGGCGAGATTGTCAACTCGGTCTTTGGGGAGGAATTGGAATTACTGGATGGTCAGACGGTGCAGGTGCAGGACACCCGAGTCCGGGCTATGCTGTAa